From Thermoleophilia bacterium, one genomic window encodes:
- the uppS gene encoding polyprenyl diphosphate synthase gives MPHHVAIIMDGNGRWARRRGLPVAAGHRAGAEAVRRVVRVARERGVKQLTLYSFSLENWKRPQEEVEALMRLHEEMIEKETPALNENGCRVIFIGSKEGLSEGLLQKMKWAEDLTSHNSALFLFIAFNYGGRREIVDAVRRAAEEGVDPHLITEEDIARNLYSPLMRDPDLVIRTSGEKRLSNFLLWQSAYSELYFASCLWPDFDGDEFDKALADYAKRERRFGARTSSVAASGEPDA, from the coding sequence CTGCCCCATCATGTTGCCATTATCATGGACGGCAACGGGCGCTGGGCCCGGCGGCGGGGACTTCCGGTCGCGGCTGGTCACAGGGCGGGGGCGGAAGCTGTCCGCCGGGTGGTGCGGGTTGCTCGGGAGAGAGGAGTTAAGCAGCTCACTCTCTACTCTTTTTCGCTTGAGAATTGGAAGCGGCCGCAGGAAGAGGTCGAAGCGCTCATGCGGCTGCATGAGGAGATGATTGAAAAGGAGACCCCTGCTCTCAACGAAAACGGGTGTCGGGTCATCTTCATTGGGAGCAAAGAGGGTCTTTCAGAGGGCCTGCTTCAGAAGATGAAGTGGGCCGAGGATCTGACCTCTCACAACTCCGCTCTGTTTCTCTTCATAGCTTTCAATTATGGGGGTCGGCGAGAGATTGTTGACGCTGTCAGACGTGCGGCCGAGGAAGGTGTTGATCCTCACCTTATTACAGAGGAGGACATAGCGAGAAACCTTTACTCGCCGCTTATGCGCGATCCGGATCTGGTCATCCGAACCTCTGGCGAGAAGCGTTTGTCTAACTTCTTGCTGTGGCAGTCGGCCTACTCTGAGCTTTATTTTGCCTCTTGTCTATGGCCGGACTTCGACGGAGATGAGTTTGACAAAGCTTTGGCCGACTATGCCAAACGTGAGCGCCGGTTTGGAGCGCGCACCAGCAGTGTAGCCGCCAGCGGGGAACCAGATGCTTAA
- the frr gene encoding ribosome recycling factor, with the protein MTREEIDEQLADGKRRMQTAVDTLRSEFSVIRTGRASTGILDRIHVDYYGTKTPLKQLASLATPDARTISITVYDKNAVNAVVRAIQESDLGLTPNTDGVVIRLNIPPLTAERRKELVKLVKGMAEDTRVAVRNVRRDIIQHLKNLKKDSKISEDEERRAEEEVQKLTDSFIEKIDELLKHKEAEILEI; encoded by the coding sequence ATGACTCGCGAGGAGATCGACGAGCAACTTGCTGACGGCAAGCGACGTATGCAAACCGCAGTAGACACTCTTCGCAGTGAGTTTAGCGTTATTCGGACTGGTCGAGCGTCTACCGGAATTCTCGACCGCATTCATGTGGACTATTACGGCACAAAGACTCCTCTTAAGCAGCTGGCTAGTCTAGCCACCCCAGACGCCCGTACAATCTCAATCACTGTTTACGACAAGAATGCGGTAAACGCTGTTGTGCGGGCTATCCAGGAGTCAGACCTCGGTCTTACGCCCAATACCGACGGGGTTGTGATCAGGCTAAATATTCCTCCCCTCACCGCGGAGCGTCGCAAAGAGCTTGTGAAATTGGTCAAAGGGATGGCCGAAGATACTCGCGTAGCGGTCCGCAATGTAAGAAGGGACATCATTCAGCATCTAAAGAATCTAAAGAAAGACAGCAAGATCTCAGAGGACGAAGAACGTCGCGCTGAAGAGGAAGTCCAGAAGCTCACTGATAGCTTTATCGAGAAGATCGACGAGCTGCTCAAGCACAAAGAAGCGGAGATTCTCGAGATCTGA
- the pyrH gene encoding UMP kinase — protein MKEGPIYSRVLLKLSGEALMGEVAFGIDPDRLRAIAAEVSNAVAWGVQVAIVVGGGNIFRGVSGAAQGIDRATADYMGMLATVMNAMALQDVLRKLAVDSRVQSAIHMQEICEPYIRGRAIRHLEKGRVVIFAAGTGNPYFSTDTAAALRALEIGAECLLMAKKKYDGVYDDDPEINPSAKLITEITHREALERGLRVMDSTALSLCMDNGLPIVVFNMSVAENIRRVLRGERVGTLVTSGPPQNS, from the coding sequence ATGAAGGAAGGGCCAATCTATTCGCGGGTTCTTCTTAAGTTAAGCGGCGAAGCCCTTATGGGGGAGGTGGCTTTCGGCATTGACCCTGACCGTCTCAGGGCAATTGCGGCGGAGGTAAGCAACGCGGTGGCCTGGGGGGTGCAGGTGGCCATCGTGGTGGGGGGCGGCAATATCTTCCGCGGAGTGTCAGGAGCGGCTCAGGGCATCGATCGTGCCACGGCAGATTATATGGGCATGCTGGCCACGGTTATGAATGCCATGGCTCTGCAGGACGTTCTGCGCAAGCTTGCTGTTGACTCGCGGGTGCAGTCCGCGATTCATATGCAAGAAATCTGCGAGCCATACATCCGCGGCCGAGCCATTCGTCATCTAGAGAAGGGGCGAGTGGTGATTTTTGCTGCGGGGACTGGGAACCCGTATTTCAGTACTGATACCGCTGCGGCCCTTCGCGCTCTTGAGATCGGGGCGGAGTGCTTGCTCATGGCCAAAAAGAAGTACGACGGCGTCTATGATGACGACCCAGAAATAAATCCTTCTGCAAAGCTGATTACCGAAATTACCCATCGCGAGGCTCTAGAAAGAGGGCTGCGGGTAATGGACTCCACGGCTTTGTCCCTGTGTATGGACAACGGATTGCCCATCGTGGTCTTTAATATGAGCGTGGCGGAAAACATTCGCCGCGTGCTGCGGGGCGAGCGTGTGGGGACTCTTGTGACCTCTGGTCCACCGCAAAACAGTTGA
- the tsf gene encoding translation elongation factor Ts yields MEIDAALVKKLREMCGAGVMDCKMALQEAQGDMDEALKILRKKGMATAEKKAARATNEGVVDAYIHPGSKIGVLVEVDCETDFVARNEEFRAFVHDLAMHIAAASPRWVKREDVPEEVKNSELEVYMAQARQSGKPEQVVQKIAEGKLNKWFQSVVLLEQEFVKDPEKTIEDLRREMVAKVGENIEIKRFARFRVGEEVS; encoded by the coding sequence ATGGAGATAGACGCTGCTTTAGTAAAGAAACTAAGAGAAATGTGCGGGGCCGGGGTGATGGATTGCAAGATGGCTCTCCAAGAGGCCCAGGGCGACATGGACGAAGCTCTTAAGATCTTGCGCAAGAAAGGGATGGCTACCGCAGAGAAAAAGGCGGCCCGGGCCACGAACGAAGGAGTTGTGGACGCCTACATTCACCCGGGCTCCAAGATTGGCGTGCTGGTAGAAGTGGATTGCGAAACCGACTTCGTAGCGCGCAACGAGGAGTTCAGGGCGTTTGTACATGATTTGGCCATGCACATTGCTGCGGCGAGCCCGCGTTGGGTGAAGCGAGAGGATGTGCCCGAAGAGGTCAAAAACTCAGAGCTTGAGGTTTATATGGCCCAAGCCAGACAGTCTGGCAAGCCGGAGCAGGTGGTCCAGAAGATCGCCGAGGGTAAGCTGAATAAGTGGTTCCAGAGCGTAGTCTTACTCGAGCAGGAGTTTGTAAAAGATCCGGAGAAAACCATCGAGGATTTGCGCCGCGAGATGGTGGCCAAGGTGGGCGAGAACATCGAGATTAAGCGGTTTGCCCGCTTCAGGGTAGGTGAAGAAGTTAGCTAG
- the whiG gene encoding RNA polymerase sigma factor WhiG, giving the protein MMRTDSAKQMDLQEAWRLYKQEGDLRARDQLILAYSPLVKYVAGRMSSGLPAHVDEEDLVSYGLLGLIGALERFDPSRNIKFETYAIARIRGSIIDELRALDWVPRSVRSWGRKVEAAVTALENRLGRAPSDEEIACELGVTPEEFECILSDLSSTSVVALDELWDSTGSANDKPNLLETLEDAEAPDPWKTYRIQAVKETLAAAIERLPERERVVISLYYYEGLTLREIGEILGVTESRVSQLHTKAILRLRGRLREVLDSDALDE; this is encoded by the coding sequence ATGATGCGGACCGACTCGGCCAAGCAGATGGACCTACAAGAAGCCTGGCGGCTATACAAACAGGAGGGCGACCTGCGGGCGCGCGATCAACTGATCCTCGCCTACTCGCCCTTAGTCAAGTATGTGGCCGGGCGGATGAGCAGCGGACTCCCAGCGCACGTTGATGAAGAGGATTTAGTCTCGTACGGGCTCTTAGGACTTATAGGCGCACTGGAGCGTTTTGATCCGTCGCGAAACATCAAGTTTGAGACCTACGCCATCGCCCGAATAAGGGGGTCCATCATTGACGAGTTGCGCGCTCTCGACTGGGTGCCTCGCTCGGTGCGAAGTTGGGGACGCAAGGTAGAGGCTGCGGTCACTGCACTCGAGAACCGTCTTGGAAGAGCTCCTAGCGACGAGGAAATCGCGTGCGAGCTAGGTGTTACTCCTGAGGAGTTCGAGTGCATTCTTAGCGACCTTAGCTCGACCTCAGTGGTTGCTCTTGATGAGCTCTGGGATTCGACCGGATCCGCGAACGACAAGCCTAATCTGCTTGAGACCTTAGAAGACGCTGAGGCCCCGGACCCATGGAAGACCTACCGGATCCAGGCGGTGAAGGAAACCCTAGCCGCAGCCATTGAACGCTTGCCGGAGCGCGAAAGGGTAGTGATCAGCCTCTACTACTATGAGGGTCTGACTCTACGAGAAATTGGAGAGATCCTAGGGGTCACCGAGTCGCGGGTGTCCCAATTACATACAAAGGCTATATTGCGTCTGCGCGGTCGACTTCGCGAGGTTCTGGATTCTGACGCTCTAGATGAGTAG
- a CDS encoding tyrosine recombinase: protein MRNGRKEESITPIHDQQAGGNHIEVAIAAFLRGLIAAGYSPRTVAAAQSDLNQFSAFLSSRGLYCLRDVSPGDIGDYVSTLAEVGATSASWVTRKTGAGPIAKASRPYARSTIARKLSVVRSFLRFCEDDGLVNTNPAEGVRTPKLPKRLPHVLTPEQAAALLEGIGGPEPLDLRDRALFELIYSSGLRCQEAVSLRLNDVSFASREIRVTGKGRKMRVVPVGDEALAALRTYLEQGRPRLVTQLEEDHLFLSRRGKPLSSSDVYRRLIRHLHRCGASVGASPHTLRHSFATHLLEGGADLRVIQELLGHSSLRTTQVYAHVSAAHLRKVYRRAHPRA from the coding sequence ATGCGAAACGGCCGGAAGGAAGAGAGCATAACCCCAATTCACGACCAGCAGGCTGGTGGCAACCACATCGAAGTAGCAATTGCGGCGTTTCTTCGCGGTTTGATCGCCGCTGGCTATAGTCCTCGGACTGTAGCAGCCGCCCAAAGTGATCTCAATCAATTCAGCGCATTCCTAAGTTCTCGTGGCCTCTACTGTTTGCGGGACGTCAGCCCTGGCGACATAGGCGATTACGTCTCAACTTTGGCAGAAGTCGGCGCAACGTCGGCTTCTTGGGTCACCCGCAAGACGGGAGCGGGCCCGATCGCGAAAGCGAGCCGGCCATACGCTCGCAGCACTATTGCGCGCAAGTTGTCCGTAGTGCGCAGCTTCCTGCGTTTTTGCGAAGACGATGGTTTGGTGAACACCAACCCTGCAGAAGGGGTAAGAACCCCAAAGTTGCCCAAGCGGTTACCCCACGTGCTTACTCCCGAACAAGCGGCTGCCCTTCTTGAGGGAATCGGCGGCCCCGAACCTCTTGACCTCAGGGACCGTGCTCTGTTTGAGCTAATATACTCGTCCGGTTTGCGATGCCAGGAAGCAGTGAGCCTAAGGCTAAATGACGTGAGTTTTGCGTCGCGAGAAATTCGCGTCACGGGGAAAGGGCGCAAGATGAGAGTGGTTCCCGTTGGGGACGAAGCGCTTGCCGCCCTAAGGACGTATTTGGAGCAAGGTCGTCCCAGGCTCGTGACGCAACTAGAAGAGGATCATCTTTTTCTCAGCCGCAGAGGAAAGCCGCTATCTTCTTCAGATGTTTACCGGCGCCTGATACGTCACTTGCACCGTTGCGGGGCGTCGGTGGGCGCATCTCCGCATACTTTAAGGCACTCTTTTGCTACCCATTTGCTCGAGGGAGGCGCTGATCTCAGGGTGATTCAGGAGCTGCTCGGGCATTCCTCTCTGCGCACAACGCAGGTGTACGCTCATGTTTCGGCTGCTCATCTGCGCAAAGTCTACCGCCGCGCGCATCCCAGGGCATAG
- the dprA gene encoding DNA-processing protein DprA: MSASHRHTGGVDGYGTAARVRRSTAYWSSLGLAWVTARGGWSVLRLLVERSPEEIWRASREDLVSWGVSPRAAATFCMLRHEFVPVMIEEQMEAADVRFLPVFSPEYPKELLHLPHPPAGLFVKAPREKWEAVLLSARVTVVGTRKATSYGARVTESFVEAFTQGGLAVVSGMALGIDSIAHRAALASDGLTVAVLGSGIDVPYPRSNLDLYRQGATNGAVVSEFPPGTAPTRWTFPRRNRLLAALGDGLLVTEASVTSGAMQTANWALELGKPVLAVPGSVIGDSHSGCNRLLYEGAHVALRPEEAVEDFLLASRMERGGRGPVDCSTPLELWSRAGERAQVSAGSRLRRSDALGAAETRILDALATGEYSADALAQETGLPLREVTAILGRLEIEGLVVRAGPGQYVRG; the protein is encoded by the coding sequence ATGAGCGCGAGCCACAGGCACACTGGGGGCGTAGACGGATATGGCACAGCTGCACGTGTGCGCCGGTCAACAGCATACTGGTCGTCGCTCGGTCTAGCTTGGGTTACGGCCAGAGGCGGTTGGAGCGTGCTTAGGCTTCTTGTTGAGCGATCTCCCGAAGAGATATGGCGCGCGTCTCGCGAGGACCTCGTTAGCTGGGGAGTTTCTCCCCGCGCGGCTGCGACTTTCTGCATGCTACGGCACGAGTTTGTTCCCGTGATGATAGAGGAGCAAATGGAAGCGGCCGATGTGCGCTTCCTGCCTGTCTTTTCGCCCGAATATCCCAAAGAGTTGCTTCATCTCCCACATCCACCGGCTGGGCTCTTTGTCAAGGCACCAAGAGAGAAGTGGGAAGCCGTGCTTCTTTCGGCTCGAGTCACGGTAGTGGGGACGAGGAAGGCCACCAGCTATGGGGCTCGAGTTACGGAATCTTTCGTGGAGGCATTTACCCAGGGCGGGCTGGCGGTCGTGAGCGGCATGGCTTTGGGGATAGATAGCATAGCTCATCGAGCTGCACTGGCGTCCGACGGGCTGACTGTGGCAGTTCTGGGATCAGGCATCGACGTACCCTATCCCCGTAGCAACCTGGATCTGTATCGGCAGGGCGCGACCAATGGCGCCGTTGTAAGTGAATTTCCTCCGGGGACGGCTCCCACACGGTGGACTTTCCCTCGTCGCAACCGGTTACTTGCCGCATTGGGAGACGGCTTGCTTGTGACAGAGGCGTCCGTAACTAGTGGCGCGATGCAAACAGCAAATTGGGCCCTGGAGTTGGGCAAGCCAGTTCTGGCGGTGCCAGGCTCGGTAATAGGGGACAGTCATTCAGGCTGCAACCGGCTGCTCTACGAAGGTGCTCACGTAGCACTGCGACCTGAAGAGGCGGTGGAGGATTTTCTTCTTGCCTCAAGAATGGAAAGAGGAGGGAGGGGGCCGGTTGATTGCTCTACCCCCTTGGAGTTGTGGAGTAGGGCCGGAGAGAGGGCGCAAGTGAGCGCTGGTTCACGGTTGCGCCGCTCGGATGCGCTAGGTGCTGCTGAAACCCGGATCCTAGACGCGCTTGCTACGGGAGAATACTCGGCAGATGCTTTGGCGCAGGAGACGGGGTTGCCTCTCCGCGAGGTTACAGCGATACTGGGCCGGCTGGAAATTGAGGGACTGGTGGTGCGGGCTGGACCGGGGCAATACGTTCGAGGTTAG
- a CDS encoding YifB family Mg chelatase-like AAA ATPase, with translation MAIAAIWGFTVVGVDAIPVRVEAHARNGIPGMSIVGLPGAAVREAKERVRSAAASAGLPLPARRITINLSPGDVPKEGPGFDLPVALATLASCEYLRADALAHVGAVGEVALDGTVRSTRGMLSAAEAAGRLGVELLVVPADSYLLAREVANVPVVGVKSLSEAVSAIADAEVYSRLVEEGAESSERGFTDVAASMGSGNDPDVPDLAEVMGLEQAKRALEIAAAGGHHILLFGAPGMGKSMLARSLPGILPPLTRDEAIEVTRIWSAAGLHDPGSGLRLRRPFRCPHHTASRAALIGGGAGLRPGEVSLAHCGVLFLDELPEFSRDALEALRQPLEEARVVISRRSGSTMFPAAFTLVAAMNPCPCGFLGHPHKACRCSASAAERYRSRLSGPLLDRIDLMVEIPPLSLAALETGTRGENSFVVRERVVAAWNHRRERLAAENRRLGVGPGEASRRSPLEPDLDREFAADAKSFLKQALVRDSLSGRAYVRTLRLARTIADLDQAFGVTLEHVAEALALRLDDRRLFFG, from the coding sequence ATGGCGATTGCCGCCATATGGGGATTTACCGTGGTGGGGGTAGATGCCATACCCGTGCGTGTGGAGGCCCATGCCCGCAATGGAATTCCCGGGATGAGTATTGTCGGTCTGCCTGGGGCAGCTGTTCGCGAGGCTAAGGAGCGGGTAAGGTCGGCAGCTGCATCGGCGGGGCTGCCGCTGCCTGCTCGGCGGATCACGATCAACCTGAGTCCGGGCGACGTCCCCAAGGAGGGCCCTGGCTTCGACCTGCCCGTGGCTCTTGCCACGCTTGCCTCGTGTGAATATCTCCGCGCTGATGCTCTTGCTCACGTGGGAGCGGTGGGGGAGGTGGCCTTAGATGGGACGGTTCGCTCTACGCGAGGCATGCTTTCGGCAGCGGAGGCGGCTGGCCGGCTTGGGGTAGAGCTTCTTGTTGTGCCTGCCGATAGTTACCTTCTTGCGCGAGAAGTGGCAAACGTGCCTGTTGTTGGAGTTAAGTCTCTGAGCGAAGCAGTGTCTGCAATCGCCGATGCCGAGGTTTATAGCCGCTTGGTCGAAGAGGGCGCAGAATCGTCGGAGCGAGGTTTCACGGACGTGGCGGCAAGCATGGGTTCGGGCAATGACCCGGATGTTCCTGACTTAGCGGAGGTGATGGGCCTAGAGCAGGCAAAACGTGCGCTTGAGATAGCGGCTGCCGGGGGCCACCACATTCTGCTGTTTGGCGCTCCTGGGATGGGCAAGAGCATGCTTGCCCGCTCACTCCCCGGGATCTTGCCGCCTCTCACGCGGGACGAGGCGATAGAGGTAACCCGGATATGGAGCGCCGCGGGCCTTCACGATCCGGGCTCGGGGTTGCGTCTTAGGAGGCCCTTCCGTTGTCCACATCACACGGCTTCGCGGGCGGCGCTCATCGGGGGCGGGGCAGGCTTACGACCAGGCGAAGTCAGTCTTGCTCACTGTGGCGTGTTGTTTCTCGACGAGTTGCCAGAGTTCTCTCGCGATGCATTAGAAGCGCTCCGTCAGCCGCTAGAGGAGGCTCGAGTTGTGATCTCACGCCGAAGTGGAAGCACCATGTTTCCGGCAGCTTTTACCCTTGTGGCTGCTATGAACCCGTGTCCCTGTGGTTTTCTCGGACATCCCCACAAGGCTTGTCGTTGTTCGGCAAGCGCCGCGGAGCGCTATCGCTCGCGGCTTAGTGGTCCTCTCCTTGACCGCATAGACCTGATGGTGGAGATCCCTCCTTTGTCTCTGGCTGCTCTAGAAACAGGCACGAGGGGCGAGAACTCCTTTGTCGTGCGCGAGCGAGTGGTGGCAGCATGGAATCACCGGCGCGAAAGATTGGCAGCAGAAAATCGCCGTCTAGGTGTGGGGCCGGGAGAAGCCTCGAGGCGTTCTCCATTAGAACCAGATTTGGACCGAGAGTTTGCTGCAGACGCGAAATCGTTTCTCAAACAGGCTCTGGTGAGAGACAGCTTGAGCGGAAGAGCCTATGTTCGGACTCTCCGCCTTGCGCGAACGATTGCGGACCTCGATCAAGCGTTTGGGGTAACTCTTGAACATGTGGCCGAGGCACTTGCGTTGCGGCTTGATGATCGTCGGCTTTTCTTCGGCTAA
- a CDS encoding YraN family protein, giving the protein MGSRGGPEVKKWTTQVSGRLGEEAAEIFLVSRGFVVLGRNQRTPVGELDLVCEHQQTVVVVEVKARRSSAYGSGLDGIGPRKAARLRAAAVWWLAARGLMPCAVRFDAVEVTLDESGMPAKVEHFVNVLEG; this is encoded by the coding sequence GTGGGGAGCAGAGGCGGACCAGAGGTCAAGAAGTGGACTACGCAAGTGTCTGGACGGTTGGGGGAAGAGGCGGCCGAGATTTTCCTAGTCAGCCGCGGCTTCGTAGTCCTTGGAAGAAACCAGCGTACGCCCGTAGGGGAACTGGATCTGGTTTGTGAGCACCAACAGACAGTGGTGGTCGTCGAAGTCAAAGCTCGTCGTTCATCAGCGTATGGATCGGGTCTTGACGGCATCGGGCCACGTAAGGCGGCCCGTCTGCGAGCTGCTGCGGTGTGGTGGCTTGCGGCACGCGGGCTAATGCCCTGCGCCGTGCGCTTTGACGCTGTCGAGGTCACACTGGACGAGAGTGGCATGCCTGCCAAAGTAGAGCACTTCGTGAATGTGCTCGAGGGGTAA
- a CDS encoding ribonuclease HII — protein sequence MSRRRLSDPFRFDLSLLESLGEGGQDNLKLAGADEAGRGCLAGPLVAAAVVLDYSRAPFPSLSCLTDSKLLSAEEREALYPAILAAAAHVSWVACSPATIDRFGLHVCNLRALVRTLELLRGRYRMAVVDGFDLQRPDLFARAVVGGDYRSASVAAASIVAKVVRDRLMKTMARMYPCYGFEDHVGYATRQHKQALCRYGPSEFHRLSFQGVATPQLDLLDDFPPPTNV from the coding sequence TTGTCCAGACGACGACTTTCTGACCCCTTCCGGTTCGATCTCTCTCTGCTTGAGAGTTTGGGGGAAGGTGGGCAAGACAATCTCAAGCTAGCGGGTGCCGACGAAGCGGGACGGGGATGTCTTGCAGGTCCATTGGTAGCCGCGGCAGTAGTCTTAGACTATTCCCGAGCTCCGTTTCCGAGCCTCTCTTGTCTGACGGATTCCAAACTGCTTAGTGCTGAGGAGCGGGAGGCTCTTTATCCCGCCATTCTTGCTGCGGCGGCTCATGTGTCCTGGGTTGCATGCTCTCCCGCAACCATTGATCGCTTTGGCCTTCACGTATGCAATCTCAGGGCTCTTGTGCGGACTCTTGAGTTGCTGCGGGGACGCTACCGGATGGCGGTGGTAGACGGGTTTGATCTGCAGCGGCCCGATCTGTTTGCCCGGGCTGTCGTGGGGGGAGACTATCGCAGTGCCTCCGTGGCTGCCGCATCCATTGTGGCTAAGGTGGTCAGGGATCGCCTGATGAAAACCATGGCCAGGATGTATCCATGTTATGGCTTCGAAGACCACGTTGGATACGCGACTAGGCAGCACAAGCAGGCGCTGTGCCGCTACGGGCCAAGCGAATTCCATCGCCTGAGCTTTCAAGGAGTTGCAACTCCGCAACTTGATCTTCTTGATGATTTCCCTCCTCCTACCAACGTTTGA